Proteins from a genomic interval of Rubinisphaera italica:
- a CDS encoding ABC transporter permease, whose product MNGLRQMIWKEYRIVGPFIGLMLVLSLFGSFYILTGSINSSTRVGLLAFHIATVIAAALLMGVLMFAGEREFGAENLLRRLDIPPWQIWASKVIVAMCGLLVLVGCLFMINWLVIVSLRLMGDPRVTNAYLSSESMDFFWGPSLSVITALELGILFSCLTNRLLTALVGAVIALIILTITLSDSTLMQDVADLYFRWHWKYGVLIVILAGLDALVIQRWLTGRQLVGLSGWEWPSLQWNVVAYGHRLSPKWRFASRVLWCEVRQSGWSWMLLMLFAVVMEILFTWWGDMQIPSFSWVLIPFLLGVLCFYSEQNRSRPRFWYQRGATGFDFWLSKNAIWLLVLFSILFTVQMIQFAGQGGWAGSTRDTSSFWVRLSQASIPISEINLNSPWVIALVVFFATQKMMLMVSQIVLAILCTLGINFFWIMMIGQGVNYAEVSLWIVFTPVIIAYGYLSWMKTADLLADRNERFRFRWSMLLALPLAVLIGFIGFCSYRAYSVPLNRSLFGLAHLKLSEQETDAEFTQRYRSLCQEFVELESEHSEVERKWREEPRTPTSEDPTGESKLMALREKHWALRAPIAHQIMQLLEQQVDAGKPLLIETQVIENKRTVNTLDYHHLKSRILWASRYLPEELIGNHSAQKELRYLWDYDALYAKTLYEYRSFMSNENMARLFYNSRSTDKKSTGLIYHLYAEENSESLKELAIECKVRESNLPKLSDIVENKYAGTYQGLQNINSIALEKLKTALFPTPEQLNSTHQDNLLGEAMLVMPLMLPSEQEHFRRTLINTSNDVWSEARRLDALVLNDAVVGDSWKKIYVENGLQRFYFIDPNLWISYQHQSFLAFIETHQEYRFTQTVLALMAFQKRTGVYPKSLQELLPTELAELPIDPWTGLPFEYVPPDFNGELVRGEEQIPVKFPLLWSRGRWELDMEYAPTVEKPTRYILISQNRYRELIFNRLAQLKTGEELNVGTKVKENASFNDWSLNCELPMKN is encoded by the coding sequence ATGAATGGTCTACGGCAGATGATTTGGAAAGAGTACCGAATTGTTGGACCGTTCATCGGCTTGATGCTGGTGTTGAGTTTGTTCGGATCGTTCTACATTCTCACCGGTAGTATTAACAGCTCTACGCGAGTAGGGTTACTGGCATTTCACATCGCGACTGTAATTGCAGCAGCCCTGCTGATGGGCGTGCTGATGTTCGCAGGTGAGCGGGAATTCGGGGCAGAGAATTTGCTCCGCCGTCTTGATATTCCGCCCTGGCAGATCTGGGCGAGCAAAGTGATTGTGGCAATGTGCGGCTTATTGGTATTGGTCGGCTGCCTTTTTATGATAAATTGGCTGGTCATAGTATCCCTCAGGTTGATGGGTGATCCTCGAGTCACCAATGCATATCTTTCATCGGAGTCCATGGATTTTTTCTGGGGTCCGTCGTTATCTGTGATTACCGCTCTTGAGTTGGGGATTTTGTTTTCCTGCCTGACGAACCGACTACTCACAGCTCTCGTCGGTGCAGTTATTGCATTAATAATTCTCACGATCACCCTCTCAGATTCGACGCTGATGCAAGATGTAGCCGATTTGTATTTTCGCTGGCATTGGAAATACGGTGTGCTGATTGTAATTCTTGCCGGATTGGATGCGCTGGTAATTCAACGCTGGTTGACAGGTCGTCAACTGGTAGGTTTGTCAGGTTGGGAATGGCCATCACTCCAGTGGAATGTGGTTGCCTATGGACATCGGCTCTCCCCAAAGTGGCGGTTTGCCAGTCGGGTGCTCTGGTGTGAGGTGCGTCAAAGTGGATGGTCTTGGATGCTGCTGATGCTGTTTGCCGTCGTGATGGAAATCCTGTTTACGTGGTGGGGAGACATGCAAATTCCTTCCTTCTCGTGGGTGCTGATTCCATTTCTGTTGGGTGTGTTGTGCTTTTACAGCGAGCAGAATCGATCTCGACCGCGATTCTGGTATCAAAGAGGAGCGACAGGTTTTGATTTCTGGTTAAGTAAAAATGCAATCTGGCTGCTCGTACTATTCTCGATTTTATTTACGGTTCAAATGATCCAATTCGCGGGTCAAGGAGGCTGGGCAGGATCGACACGTGATACAAGCAGTTTTTGGGTGCGCTTATCGCAAGCAAGCATTCCGATCAGCGAAATTAATCTGAACAGCCCCTGGGTAATTGCTCTGGTGGTCTTTTTTGCGACTCAGAAAATGATGCTCATGGTGTCGCAAATTGTATTGGCGATTTTATGTACGCTGGGCATCAACTTTTTCTGGATCATGATGATCGGTCAGGGAGTCAATTATGCGGAGGTCTCTTTGTGGATTGTTTTCACTCCGGTCATCATCGCCTACGGATATCTCAGTTGGATGAAAACAGCAGATCTATTGGCTGATCGCAATGAACGCTTCCGCTTTCGCTGGAGTATGTTGCTTGCCTTGCCATTGGCCGTATTAATCGGCTTTATCGGGTTTTGTAGCTATCGAGCCTACAGCGTTCCATTGAATCGAAGCTTATTCGGTCTAGCGCATCTGAAATTGTCGGAGCAGGAAACAGATGCGGAGTTTACACAGAGATATCGTTCCCTGTGTCAGGAATTCGTAGAACTTGAGTCTGAACATTCAGAAGTCGAGAGAAAGTGGAGGGAAGAGCCGAGGACCCCGACCTCGGAAGATCCTACAGGTGAGTCAAAACTAATGGCTCTCCGTGAAAAGCATTGGGCACTTCGAGCACCAATTGCTCATCAGATTATGCAATTGTTAGAGCAACAGGTCGATGCTGGTAAACCATTGCTGATCGAAACTCAAGTGATTGAAAATAAACGTACCGTAAATACGCTGGATTATCACCATCTTAAAAGTCGTATCTTATGGGCGTCGAGATATCTGCCTGAGGAACTCATAGGGAATCATTCTGCACAGAAGGAATTGAGATATCTGTGGGATTATGATGCCCTCTATGCAAAAACTCTTTATGAATATCGAAGTTTCATGAGTAACGAAAACATGGCACGACTTTTCTACAACAGTCGCAGCACTGATAAAAAATCGACTGGTCTCATTTATCATCTATATGCTGAGGAAAACTCGGAATCGTTAAAGGAATTAGCAATCGAATGCAAAGTCCGCGAAAGTAATCTCCCAAAGCTGTCGGATATCGTTGAAAATAAATATGCAGGCACATATCAGGGTTTACAGAATATTAACTCGATTGCACTCGAAAAGCTGAAAACAGCGCTGTTTCCAACTCCGGAACAACTCAACTCGACTCATCAGGATAATTTGCTTGGCGAAGCAATGCTGGTCATGCCGCTGATGTTACCTTCAGAGCAGGAACATTTCCGGCGAACATTGATTAACACCAGTAATGACGTATGGAGTGAAGCAAGGAGATTGGATGCTTTAGTTCTCAACGATGCTGTTGTTGGAGATTCCTGGAAGAAAATATATGTCGAGAATGGATTGCAACGTTTTTATTTTATCGACCCGAATTTGTGGATCTCTTATCAGCATCAATCATTTCTCGCATTCATTGAAACCCATCAAGAATATCGATTCACACAGACAGTACTGGCTTTGATGGCATTTCAAAAACGAACTGGGGTTTATCCAAAGTCATTGCAGGAACTCTTGCCGACGGAATTGGCCGAATTGCCAATAGACCCATGGACGGGGCTGCCGTTTGAATATGTGCCACCAGATTTCAACGGGGAACTCGTCCGTGGAGAAGAACAAATCCCTGTTAAGTTTCCTCTCTTATGGAGTCGTGGACGCTGGGAATTGGATATGGAGTATGCTCCGACAGTAGAGAAGCCGACTCGCTACATTTTAATCAGCCAGAACCGATATCGCGAATTGATTTTCAACAGACTGGCTCAACTGAAAACGGGTGAGGAATTAAACGTCGGCACGAAAGTCAAAGAAAACGCAAGTTTCAACGACTGGTCATTGAACTGTGAACTCCCGATGAAAAACTAA
- the glsA gene encoding glutaminase A, whose translation MTNSNDCKEGNIRARIHPLLAYLQEVHAKYADSRDGALADYIPELSRADPNWFGISIATIDGQIYQVGDTAQDFTIQSVSKPFVYGMALQDNGLAYVNDRIGVEPSGDAFNSISLQKDSGRPFNPMINAGAIASTGLILGDNFEQKYSRLLQTFSDYVGRPVSIDESVYQSESETGDRNRAIGYMLRNVKKLDSAPEEVLDLYFRQCSILVNCRDLAVMAATLANGGVSPITGKTVIDEWCVTRVLSVMSTCGMYDYSGEWIFRVGMPSKSGVGGGIIGVLPGHLGIAVFSPLLDERGNSVRGIQVFSELSEHFDLHLFNVNRSTKSVIRSRYSADKVGSKRVRPESEMKLMSELGKRITIYELQGDLTLASIEIVIRDIMALPDTSEYLIIDFKRILGSDRPALDFFFKFFECNFDQIKDVICTHVIDHPELVAVIESFGLSSFFRVKTDTDDAIEFCEDLLLQNQIQPRTNYELTELPDFDLLRGLHSEEVNTLLRLLNKRYYEDGDAIIKQGQPAEAIYLLAVGQVSIYIDLPNGQKRRLTTCSPGMAFGEMAIIERSNRSASVIANGKVVCYQFPLEAYEKLTQTYPSIKFTILENIARRLSVRVRKLTDEVRTLSQ comes from the coding sequence ATGACAAATTCCAATGATTGCAAAGAAGGTAATATCAGAGCGAGAATTCATCCACTACTGGCATATTTACAGGAGGTCCATGCGAAATATGCAGATAGTCGGGATGGTGCTTTAGCCGATTATATCCCGGAGTTGAGTCGTGCTGATCCGAACTGGTTTGGGATAAGCATTGCGACAATCGATGGCCAAATATATCAGGTCGGCGACACCGCTCAAGACTTTACGATTCAGTCGGTCTCTAAGCCGTTTGTTTACGGGATGGCGCTGCAGGACAACGGGCTTGCATACGTGAATGATCGTATCGGTGTTGAACCCTCCGGCGATGCTTTCAATTCAATTAGTTTGCAGAAGGATTCTGGTCGACCGTTCAACCCCATGATCAATGCCGGCGCCATTGCATCGACAGGATTGATTCTTGGTGACAATTTTGAACAAAAATATTCCAGATTACTCCAGACGTTTTCGGATTATGTGGGCCGTCCCGTATCGATTGATGAAAGTGTTTATCAGTCGGAATCGGAAACGGGGGATCGTAACCGAGCGATTGGATACATGTTGCGAAATGTCAAGAAGCTCGACTCAGCTCCTGAAGAAGTCCTGGATCTCTACTTTCGGCAATGCTCCATATTAGTCAACTGTCGCGACCTGGCTGTGATGGCTGCGACTTTGGCTAATGGAGGCGTTTCTCCGATTACTGGCAAAACCGTCATCGATGAATGGTGCGTTACACGTGTTCTCAGTGTGATGTCAACCTGTGGCATGTATGATTATTCCGGAGAATGGATATTTCGAGTTGGAATGCCCTCGAAAAGTGGAGTCGGAGGAGGCATTATCGGAGTTCTGCCAGGGCATCTTGGGATTGCTGTCTTTTCTCCATTGCTGGATGAACGCGGCAACAGTGTGCGAGGAATACAAGTGTTTTCTGAACTTTCGGAACACTTTGATTTGCATTTGTTTAATGTAAATCGTTCGACGAAGTCCGTCATTCGCTCGCGCTATTCAGCGGATAAAGTCGGTTCAAAACGAGTTCGACCAGAATCAGAGATGAAGTTAATGTCTGAACTAGGAAAACGAATTACAATTTATGAGCTTCAAGGCGACTTAACACTCGCCTCCATAGAGATCGTTATCAGAGACATTATGGCGTTGCCGGACACGTCCGAGTATTTAATTATTGATTTCAAACGCATACTGGGCTCCGATCGACCAGCTTTAGACTTTTTCTTCAAATTCTTTGAATGCAATTTTGATCAGATTAAAGACGTAATTTGCACGCATGTGATTGACCATCCTGAACTTGTTGCTGTCATCGAATCGTTTGGATTGTCGTCCTTCTTTCGAGTGAAAACGGATACTGATGACGCTATCGAGTTCTGTGAAGATCTCCTGCTGCAAAATCAAATACAGCCAAGAACGAATTACGAATTAACGGAACTTCCTGATTTTGATTTACTTCGAGGGCTTCACAGTGAAGAGGTGAATACTTTACTTCGCCTTCTCAATAAGCGTTATTATGAGGATGGTGATGCCATCATTAAGCAGGGCCAACCTGCAGAGGCGATCTACTTGCTGGCTGTCGGTCAGGTTTCAATTTATATTGACCTTCCCAACGGTCAGAAACGACGATTGACAACATGTTCGCCGGGCATGGCTTTCGGAGAGATGGCCATCATTGAACGCAGTAATCGATCAGCCAGCGTGATCGCAAATGGGAAGGTCGTCTGTTATCAGTTTCCTCTGGAGGCTTACGAAAAACTTACGCAGACCTACCCATCCATCAAATTCACAATTCTTGAAAATATTGCACGTAGACTTTCTGTTCGCGTACGTAAGCTGACTGATGAAGTCCGAACTCTCAGTCAATAG
- a CDS encoding adenylate/guanylate cyclase domain-containing protein gives MNYVLQASDHHENKAVFQLLPVQKIRLGRDAQLEISVTWDRAISREHASVQLVDNQLHIDSFPAARNPIQYQGKRFRKCRIDEGDIFKIGSTEFHFQILADSLGTIDTIHEEDNQVGRDEHVYLAEELHRIKFANSEQQIEILAKLPEIIRESENDIRLAERLVDLLLEAIPQAHAVAVVVFDSNQIYSNLDAETVHPASNPQVLPKPIMTRVGTREDLNFRFLPSHRLMLRALSQRGSVIHVWGEESESQFTMTGGLSWAFCSPVIGESSDGWCLYVSGAGTRKESLLVTEEDLAGDLRFTELVAQFIGSIRQVRTLQEHRTRLSSFFSPNVIQSLSSRQSIQPAECDIAVLFCDIRGFSRKAEELREDLPKLLESVSEALEVMANGILDFDGTIADFQGDAALGFWGWPVAGNEGAAPALLAAMLIGHAFDEANREPDSLLRGFSVGFGVSFGKALAGQVGTSSQSKIGVFGPIVNQGARLEGMTKLFGTQICVDEAAVQTIGDRFAAMDAKFRKLGRFYPKGMHQPLTVYSLQPSGSMPESNREVYLNYDRALKAIEHGLFEEAAGLIRPHAEQDKPSGFLLSFLDSHDRVAPENWDGIIPLPSK, from the coding sequence ATGAATTATGTCCTGCAAGCTTCGGATCATCATGAAAACAAAGCTGTCTTTCAGTTGTTACCAGTTCAAAAAATACGACTGGGCCGGGACGCACAACTTGAAATTTCAGTAACATGGGATCGGGCCATCTCCCGTGAGCATGCCAGCGTTCAGTTGGTCGATAATCAACTCCATATTGACTCCTTTCCAGCCGCTCGAAATCCAATTCAATACCAGGGAAAGAGGTTTCGAAAATGCAGGATTGACGAGGGTGACATCTTTAAAATTGGTAGTACGGAATTCCATTTTCAGATCCTCGCCGATTCATTGGGAACAATTGACACTATTCATGAGGAAGACAATCAGGTTGGTCGCGATGAACACGTCTATCTTGCTGAAGAATTGCATCGGATTAAATTTGCCAATAGCGAGCAACAGATTGAAATCCTGGCAAAACTTCCTGAGATAATTCGCGAATCCGAGAATGATATCAGGCTCGCAGAGCGACTTGTCGATTTATTACTGGAGGCTATTCCACAGGCTCATGCAGTGGCTGTCGTCGTGTTCGATTCGAATCAAATTTACTCAAATCTCGATGCCGAGACCGTTCATCCGGCCAGCAATCCTCAAGTCCTGCCTAAGCCAATTATGACTCGAGTGGGAACTCGGGAAGATCTGAATTTTCGATTTCTCCCCAGCCATCGATTGATGCTGCGAGCACTTTCGCAGAGAGGTAGTGTTATCCATGTCTGGGGCGAAGAATCCGAAAGCCAGTTCACGATGACGGGAGGGCTCTCCTGGGCATTCTGCTCACCAGTGATTGGAGAATCGAGTGACGGCTGGTGCCTGTATGTCTCAGGAGCAGGCACGAGAAAAGAATCTCTGCTTGTGACGGAAGAAGATCTGGCTGGAGATTTGCGGTTTACCGAATTAGTTGCTCAATTTATCGGTTCGATTCGTCAAGTCCGAACCTTACAGGAACATAGAACTCGCCTCAGTTCATTCTTTTCACCGAATGTCATTCAAAGCCTCTCAAGCCGTCAGTCAATTCAACCAGCTGAGTGCGATATTGCGGTTCTTTTTTGTGATATCCGAGGATTCTCCCGCAAAGCTGAAGAATTAAGAGAGGACCTTCCGAAGTTACTCGAAAGTGTCAGTGAAGCTTTGGAAGTGATGGCAAATGGCATTCTTGATTTCGACGGCACAATTGCTGATTTTCAGGGAGATGCCGCACTTGGTTTCTGGGGATGGCCTGTCGCTGGTAACGAAGGAGCTGCTCCTGCCCTCCTGGCTGCGATGCTTATTGGACACGCATTCGATGAAGCCAATCGCGAGCCAGACAGTCTTCTGAGAGGTTTTTCTGTTGGCTTTGGTGTCTCTTTTGGCAAGGCACTTGCCGGACAGGTTGGAACTTCATCGCAGTCAAAGATTGGTGTTTTTGGACCGATCGTTAACCAGGGGGCACGACTGGAGGGGATGACCAAATTATTTGGAACGCAGATCTGCGTTGACGAAGCGGCTGTTCAAACTATTGGCGATCGCTTCGCAGCAATGGACGCAAAATTTCGCAAGCTTGGACGATTCTACCCCAAGGGGATGCATCAGCCTCTGACTGTCTACTCGTTACAACCTTCCGGTAGCATGCCGGAGTCAAACCGAGAAGTCTATTTGAATTACGACCGAGCGCTCAAAGCCATTGAGCATGGTCTGTTTGAGGAAGCGGCTGGTTTGATTCGGCCTCACGCTGAGCAGGATAAGCCCTCTGGGTTCTTGTTGTCGTTCCTCGATTCTCACGATCGCGTTGCTCCGGAGAACTGGGATGGAATCATCCCCCTGCCGTCCAAATAA
- a CDS encoding 3',5'-cyclic-nucleotide phosphodiesterase produces the protein MKVRIINSSLGPDECIQFAQTILINDEIAIDAGTLGLITPLRTQQDIEHVFLSHSHLDHVATLPLFLDNVYKPSDDCPTVYGTSETLASLHTDFFNDRVWPDLFRLSEEETPFLRQQKLSSQEPIKIENLSITPVLLNHVVPTMGFIIQEATTTLAIISDTLPTVQVWKLLNEVQNLSALFLECSFPNRMQWLADKAGHLTPQRFQSELAKLNHFNIPVYAIHVKATYHEEVIRELQELKIRELHISPPNLEITI, from the coding sequence GTGAAAGTTCGTATTATAAATAGCAGCCTTGGGCCAGACGAATGCATTCAGTTTGCCCAAACCATTCTCATCAACGATGAGATCGCAATTGATGCTGGGACACTCGGGCTAATCACACCGTTACGAACTCAACAGGACATCGAGCATGTATTCCTTTCCCATTCCCATCTAGACCATGTCGCCACATTGCCGCTGTTTCTGGATAACGTCTATAAACCCAGTGACGATTGCCCGACAGTTTATGGCACTTCAGAAACACTGGCCTCGCTTCACACTGACTTTTTTAATGATCGCGTTTGGCCAGATTTATTTCGACTCTCAGAAGAAGAAACTCCGTTTCTTCGTCAACAGAAGTTGAGTAGTCAGGAACCGATTAAAATTGAAAATTTGTCAATCACACCGGTTCTGCTCAATCATGTTGTTCCAACCATGGGCTTTATTATTCAGGAGGCGACTACGACTTTGGCAATTATTTCTGATACTTTGCCTACGGTACAAGTCTGGAAGCTGTTAAATGAAGTCCAAAATTTAAGTGCCCTCTTTCTGGAATGCAGCTTTCCAAATCGAATGCAGTGGCTGGCAGATAAAGCTGGTCATCTGACTCCGCAGCGATTTCAGAGTGAACTTGCCAAACTCAATCATTTCAACATTCCTGTTTATGCGATCCATGTCAAGGCTACATATCATGAGGAAGTCATACGTGAACTCCAGGAATTGAAAATTCGGGAACTTCATATTTCCCCACCAAACCTTGAGATCACAATCTGA
- a CDS encoding FAD-dependent oxidoreductase — MTTFSQKGMAGNEADVIVYGSTPAGFCAAIAAAREGATVILLEPTDHVGGMNTGGLSHCDSNQMVRSAVRGLFEEWHMRVVKDYTDRGLNAPYFPGVKDQSLWTFEPNVAMRVTMQMLDEAGVRVLTERYLKSVTKDGPRITSLITKNGTFTARVYVDGSYEGDLMAAAGVNWTIGREERAEYGESLAGKQYPKQKMNINGFDEQGNLLPLVTTDDAGAEEGGDSNVMTYSFRLCMTEDPDNRIPMPAPSNYDPARFEIVRRALKAGVRVGFDLYPLPGDKLDGNNSIGGQFSLGLVGGGKEWHSADEAGRKKIWEAHKQYTLEFYHFLTTDPAVPVSIRNRYSTLGLCKDEFASYDHFSPALYVRESRRMKGMYVISQKDILEEPEKDDPIAISSFPIDSHDCQRIAFEGGGVINEGTIYPVRRKNPKQGYAYHVPYRSILPRPEQCDNLLVPVALSCSHVGISSLRIEGTWMIIGQSAGIAAALAAQSDATVQELPYLQLRKRLLAQGQVLELPDVSEYPSTTGSISLKTLPGIVLDDANAMLTGEWSHSTNFKPHIGNGYLFSGKPGIKTKGDGSTSATFRINVPKSGEYQLLMSYSAHETRATNVPVIVISGSHEKEFTVDQTKPLPSGQHFKFIGNVQLESGVETMITIRNSQTAGFIIVDAMQLLPKDE, encoded by the coding sequence ATGACGACCTTCAGTCAGAAAGGCATGGCCGGGAACGAAGCTGATGTGATTGTCTACGGCTCCACCCCGGCTGGCTTTTGCGCTGCGATCGCTGCAGCTCGCGAGGGGGCTACTGTTATCCTTCTGGAACCGACAGACCATGTCGGTGGTATGAACACGGGCGGGCTGAGCCACTGCGACTCCAACCAAATGGTTCGCAGTGCGGTGAGAGGGTTGTTCGAAGAGTGGCATATGCGTGTCGTCAAGGATTACACGGATCGTGGACTCAATGCTCCTTACTTTCCTGGCGTGAAGGATCAGTCACTGTGGACCTTTGAGCCAAACGTCGCGATGCGTGTGACGATGCAGATGCTCGATGAGGCTGGAGTCCGCGTACTGACCGAACGCTATTTGAAGTCAGTGACGAAAGATGGTCCTCGGATTACCTCTCTGATCACGAAGAACGGTACATTTACAGCCCGGGTTTATGTTGACGGCTCATATGAGGGCGATCTGATGGCGGCCGCGGGGGTGAACTGGACGATAGGCCGCGAGGAACGCGCGGAATATGGCGAGTCGCTGGCCGGCAAGCAGTATCCCAAACAAAAGATGAACATCAACGGCTTCGACGAACAGGGCAACCTGCTGCCGCTGGTCACGACCGATGATGCCGGTGCAGAGGAGGGAGGGGACAGCAACGTGATGACCTACAGTTTCCGGCTCTGTATGACCGAGGACCCAGATAACCGCATACCGATGCCCGCTCCATCCAACTACGACCCGGCCCGGTTCGAAATCGTTCGCCGAGCGTTGAAGGCCGGCGTACGAGTTGGGTTCGATCTCTACCCGCTACCCGGGGACAAGCTCGATGGCAACAACTCCATTGGCGGGCAGTTCTCGTTGGGGCTGGTTGGGGGAGGCAAGGAATGGCACTCAGCTGACGAAGCGGGGCGAAAGAAGATCTGGGAAGCTCACAAGCAGTACACTCTGGAATTCTATCACTTTCTGACGACCGACCCGGCTGTGCCCGTGAGCATTCGAAACAGATACTCCACTCTCGGCTTGTGCAAAGACGAGTTCGCGAGCTACGACCACTTCTCGCCAGCACTCTACGTCCGCGAGTCACGGCGAATGAAGGGGATGTACGTCATCAGCCAGAAAGACATCCTGGAAGAACCGGAGAAGGACGATCCGATTGCGATCTCCTCGTTTCCGATCGACTCGCACGACTGCCAGCGTATCGCGTTCGAAGGTGGAGGGGTGATCAATGAGGGGACGATTTACCCTGTGAGGCGAAAGAATCCCAAACAGGGCTATGCGTACCACGTACCGTACCGTTCGATCCTGCCCAGGCCCGAGCAATGCGACAACCTGCTTGTGCCCGTCGCATTGTCGTGCAGCCATGTGGGGATCTCGTCGTTGCGGATTGAAGGGACCTGGATGATCATCGGCCAAAGCGCCGGTATCGCTGCTGCATTAGCAGCTCAAAGTGATGCGACTGTTCAGGAACTGCCGTATCTACAGCTTCGCAAACGACTGTTAGCACAAGGCCAGGTTCTCGAACTGCCTGACGTCTCCGAATACCCATCGACAACAGGATCCATCTCCTTGAAGACTTTGCCGGGAATCGTGCTGGATGATGCGAACGCCATGCTGACGGGGGAATGGTCTCACTCGACAAATTTTAAACCGCACATCGGCAATGGTTATCTCTTTAGTGGCAAGCCGGGCATCAAAACGAAAGGCGACGGTAGCACATCGGCTACCTTCCGAATCAATGTACCGAAGTCAGGTGAATATCAATTGTTGATGAGCTATTCGGCTCACGAGACCCGCGCCACAAACGTGCCTGTGATCGTAATCAGTGGCTCCCACGAAAAAGAATTCACTGTAGATCAAACCAAGCCTCTGCCTTCAGGCCAGCATTTCAAATTCATTGGCAACGTACAACTGGAAAGCGGAGTTGAAACAATGATTACCATCCGCAACAGTCAAACGGCAGGCTTTATCATTGTCGACGCGATGCAATTGCTTCCGAAAGACGAGTAA
- a CDS encoding helix-turn-helix transcriptional regulator, giving the protein MKKSAKATKKKPVVVSHSEGANKQVLTKSLKSTSTKESSRPLEHARWTFLTNHAHVLIVLHENSQMVLREVAVAVGITERAVQRIVQDLEEGGFIKRVKVGRKNQYTVIEDKSLRHPIEAHRQIGDLLSLISEK; this is encoded by the coding sequence GTGAAGAAATCTGCAAAAGCTACGAAGAAAAAGCCAGTCGTCGTTTCCCATTCAGAGGGAGCGAATAAACAAGTGCTGACAAAATCTCTAAAATCAACTTCTACAAAAGAGAGCTCGCGACCCCTGGAACACGCTCGCTGGACGTTTTTGACAAATCACGCCCACGTATTGATCGTGCTGCATGAAAACTCTCAGATGGTTCTCAGGGAAGTCGCGGTTGCCGTTGGGATTACAGAACGCGCGGTTCAAAGAATTGTTCAAGATCTTGAAGAGGGCGGCTTCATCAAACGGGTCAAGGTGGGACGGAAGAATCAATACACCGTGATCGAAGACAAGTCGTTACGCCATCCCATTGAAGCCCATCGGCAGATTGGAGATCTCCTCAGTTTAATATCTGAGAAGTGA